Part of the Ursus arctos isolate Adak ecotype North America unplaced genomic scaffold, UrsArc2.0 scaffold_1, whole genome shotgun sequence genome, AGGACGACGATGGACGAGTTGGCAGCCATAGAAGGCGAGGGCCAGCTCCCAAGCCCTCACCACCAGGGCTCTTTGAGGAAGGCTGTGGCTGCTGCCTTGGCCCTGGATGGGGAATCCACGCTGGGTCGccggaaaaagaagaggaaagagtccCGCCCTGAATCTATCATCATTTACCGGTCAGAAAGTGAGAAACTGGATGAGGAGCCCGGGGAATCAGAAGGTGGAGACAGGCccaaagaagaggagggagatgaTTTCCTAGACTATCCTGCAGATGATGGTAAGTCTCTGGGGCCACTTACTTAAAGCTACAGGAAGGGATGAGGATTCTCCAGAAGACAGACAGGGATTTGCTCACTGACCTACTTGGTCTTGTTGCTACAGTTCTTTCTGCAGTGTTACagtcttcattcaacaaattgtcagtatttattaagcattgaCTATGTTCTCTTTGCAGTGATGTGGAGGAGATCTCTGTCCTTTCTGAAGCCCTAGTGTAATAGAAGAGACCGatttatacacaaaaattagtAATACAAGCAGACTGAGCcaattatttagttattttttttttttaagattttttatttatttattcgacagagagagagacagccagcgagagagggaacacaagcagggggagtgggagaggaagaagcaggctcatagcggaggagcctgatgtggggctcgatcccacaacgccgggatcacaccctgagccgaaggcagacgctcaaccgctgtgccacccaggcgcccctatttagttatttttaagacTATGCTAATCATTTAAGACATGTAAGATACAGAAGCTAATAGGTGACTTTTATACTACTCAGGAACGTGCGAATGACAACAGTAGTGACTTATAATATTCCTTTACATGTATGGTGGCCAAATATTGGGTAAACTATGATAACATCAATGTGAGAAAATAGATGTACTGTCAGTATACCTCAAGTGGAAATGGAATTCTGTTTTACTCACTTTGGAGGGACATTTATCAGTATTTATTAAATTCAAACTGCATATCTTATGTTCTAGAAATTCTCAGTATCTACCCCATGAAACTTAGGCCCATGGGCATAAGGATGCATGTATAAGCATGTCTGTTGCTGCTAACGAGGCCGTGGAGTGTCCGAATTAAGCATCACCGTGTAGCAACAGACAAATGAAGTAGATTTATTTGTGTAGCTGCGTTGCTGTCTAAGACATAGCAGTGGACGAGACAAGCAATGTGTGTGCTCTTGTGCAGCTTACCTTCCAGTCAAGGGAAGACAGACAGTGAACAAGGTAGTCAATCAAAGGTAATTTCAGATAGCAGTATGAGTGAAGACAATAAACCATGGTGATGGGAAATAACTGGTGAAGGGCGTAGGGGAAGAGATTGCATGGCCGCGCGAGGACCTCTGGGAAGTGACCCTTGAGTTGATCCAAATGAAATGAAGGAGCCAGCTAGGAAATGGTTTTGGGCAGAGCTTTtagggagggggagcagcaggggccaAGACCCTAAGATGGAAGCACCACTGGCCTATTTATAGAATGGAGCTCTTTCTATGGAGGGAGTGCAGAGAACAACAGGGGAGGACGAGCGGCAGTGGTGAAGGGGATCATGCCGGGCCTTGCGAGTCATAGTAAAGAGTTTGGGATTTGATAAAAGTGCAAGCGGAAGTCAGTGGAGAACTTTTAAGCAAAGGAGAGATATCATCTCTTATTTATAAACCACCACTCTGGCTTCTCTATAGAGTGGATTCTAAGGGGTAAGAGTGGAGGTAAGAGACTGTCCTGTCACTGCAGCCACAATAGCACCAACGTAGAAGCCTGGACCAGGGTGACTGCAGGAGAGCTAGCTAGGGAAGACAGGCgggattcttcttcttcttctttttttttttttttttttttttttaagattttatgtatttctcagagagagagagagcacaagcagggggagctgcatgcggagggagaagcaggctccctgctgagcaaggagcctgatgcaggactcgatcccaggaccctgggttcatgacctgagccaaaggcagacgcttacctgactgagccacccaggtgtcccgacaGGCTGGACTCTGTGTCCGATCTGGAGCTAGCTCATGGATCGGAGGTAgggagtaagagaaagagaagtcaacAGTGACTCCTGGGGTTTTGGCAGGAGCAACAGAGAAGTAAGTGGTGGTGTCCTTTACTGAGATGAGGAAGATTGTGAAATCATTAGGTTTGGGGAGAACAGTGCAACCATTCTACCTCTTCCAGccgtggagcagggagtccagccTCTGCTCTCCTCCACCTCGCCTTCTAGACTACATTTCACATACCAAGGGCCACAGACTTCTGTGTTTCGATATCTCCGGTCTCGCTCCAGGATGACCAAAGGATGGCCATtcaatggtggtggtggtggtgtgtgggCATGTGTATGAGGAGGGTGCACATGTGtgatatgtgtggtgtgtgtgtccaGAGCTTGGACGTGAGGGCCAAGATGACCACAGGCGTGTGAGGAAGCCTCGTCTCAGGGAAGCACAGAGACAGGGATGAGCAGAGACAGGTAGAGCACTGCCCATCAGGAGGGTACACACGCAGCACAATCTTCACACACACTGGTGGATACTCTTGCACTTACAGAGATAAGATCCTTATAAAGTGGTGTCTGTGGCAAAGTTCCTCATAGTCCTCCATATCATAGAGATCGTGCcaagactgaggcccagaaaagtggagggagaAGTTGAAAAGCAAGTTAACCTGCTTCACAACTTTTTCAGAGCCCACATGTGTGGAGTAAGAGTTCCCTGGGGGAGTGATAATATCAGGAGTTGCTTCCCTGAGGGAGATCCACCCACTGCATCCCTGAGCCATGGACTCCAGAACTGTGCCGGGTGCTATAGAAACAGGAACTGTGGTATTCAGCCTTCAGCTTAGGTGATGACACTGTGATGACATGTCCACTCTTCTGACCTTAATGTCACCTCCTTGATGCCCTGCAGGGATGTGGAACATGCCTTTGGACAGCCGCTATGTCACATTAACTGGGACCATCACACGAGGGAAGAAAAAGGGCCAGATGGTGGACATCCATGTCACACTGACGGAGAAGGAGCTGCAAGAACTGACCAAACCCAAAGGGTCATCAAGGGAGATAACACCCGAAGACAGAAAGGCCTGCCAAATGGGAGCAGACCGTGGGCCTCATGTGGTCCTCTGGACGCTGGTCTGTCTTCCTGTGGTCTTTATCCTCTCTTTTGTTGTCTCTTTCTACTATGGCACTATCACCTGGTACAACATCTTCCTTGTGTACAACGAGGAGAGGACCTTCTGGCACAAGATCTCATGTTGCCCCTGCCTCATTCTCTtctacccagtgctcatcatggccATGGCCTCTTCCCTGGGGCTCTATGCTGCTGTGGTCCAGCTCTCATGGTCCTGGGGAGCATGGTGGCAAGCTGCCCGGGACATGGAGAAAGGCTTCTGTggctggctctgcagcaagctAGGTCTGGAGGACTGTTCTCCCTACAGCATTGTAGAGTTGCTTGAATCTGACAATATCTCAGGCAATCTCTCCAACAAGGACCCCACCCAGGAAGTAGAAACTTCCACTGTCTAAACTTCTAACAACTTATGGCCTTCTCTGGTCCCAGTAGCCTATATATCATCTCCCAATTCCAGAAGATTCTCTCTTGGAAATTAAACCCCTACCCCtctcagttctggaaaattctagCCCACTCTGTTCTGTTCTACCATCTTGGCGGTTCCAGCAGGGCAGGGGACAGAAAAGCAATTTGTGCCAAAACAGTCTATCCACAGATGAATTCTTCTCATTCCCTGTCCTAAAATGACCATTTATCTGGGACAGGGAGCTCAGTTGTGTGTAAGTTCAGGAGCTTGAAGATGTTACTGGTGCCTGGAACCCAGGGAAGTATGTAACTAAATGGgacagggaggaaaaggaggctcCAGGGAGACCAAGTTCACCAAAAAGATAAtgaggaggatggagagaaacACTTAGGAAGCAAGGCTACCACAGTGCAGCGGAATGTAAAGATCTGTGTGTATCATTTAGATTTTGGTTTGGTGGCATATAATTCAAATCCTAAAATATCCGTGGTTTAAACAAGACAgaaggtttttctttcttgtccagAAGTCTAGAGGCAGACCATCAGGGGACCTGATGAAGTCATCCAAACCCCAGGCTTTATTCCCCTACCGTTAGTAGGATATAGCTCTCTTTGTCCTTATCC contains:
- the TMEM169 gene encoding transmembrane protein 169, with the translated sequence MDELAAIEGEGQLPSPHHQGSLRKAVAAALALDGESTLGRRKKKRKESRPESIIIYRSESEKLDEEPGESEGGDRPKEEEGDDFLDYPADDGMWNMPLDSRYVTLTGTITRGKKKGQMVDIHVTLTEKELQELTKPKGSSREITPEDRKACQMGADRGPHVVLWTLVCLPVVFILSFVVSFYYGTITWYNIFLVYNEERTFWHKISCCPCLILFYPVLIMAMASSLGLYAAVVQLSWSWGAWWQAARDMEKGFCGWLCSKLGLEDCSPYSIVELLESDNISGNLSNKDPTQEVETSTV